The Polyangium aurulentum genomic interval CGCTCGACCCGCAGAGGAGCTTCCGCACCGCCGCCTGCGTGCCCGGCCGAAGGCCCCTGCTCGCGCTGGCGCGGGCGGTGGCAGACGCGATCGGGGTCGACGAGGACGACTTCGCGAGGCTCGTCCGCATCGCGCCAGCCCAGCTCCGGGCCACGCTGCTCGGCTGGGCGGGGCGCGCGCACGGGCTCCTGATCTTCATCGATCAGCTCGAGGAGCTTTTGACCGTGAGCGATCCGGCCGAGCGGGAGATCGTGGCCGAGGCGCTCGCGGCGCTCGCCGAGCGCGCTCCGGGCGTGCGCATGCTCTTCACGATCCGCAGCGACTTCCTCGGCCGTGCCGCGGCCTTGCCGGCGCTCGGCGACGATCTGGCGCGGGGGCTGTACCTGTTGCGCCCGCTGTCGCCCGAAGGCATCCGCGAGGCGATCGTGGGCCCGGCGCGCAAGATGGGCGTGGCCTTCGAGTCCGAGGAGCTCGTCGACGCGCTCGTCGCCTCCACCGCGCGCGCCGAGGGCGGGCTGCCGCTGCTCCAGTTCGCGCTCGCCGAGCTGTGGGAGGCGCGCGGGGGCGGCGATCGGATCACGGCCGAGTCGCTCGAGCGCATCGGCGGCGTCGAGGGCGCGCTCGCCCGCCACGCCGATCACGTGATCGCCGCGCTTCCCGCAGATCAGAAGTCCGCCGCGCTCCGCATGCTCCGAGGGCTCGTGACCGAGCAGCGCACGCGGGCGCGCAGGCCCGAGCGGGAGCTCATCGGGGGCGATCCTGCGGCGCGGCCTGCGCTCGAAGCGCTCGTTCGCGGCCGCCTGCTCGCGGCGCGCGAGATCGAGGGCGCGACGACGTACGAGCTGGCGCACGAGGCGCTCTTGACGGGCTGGGCGACGCTGCGCCGCCTCGTCGACGAGGAGCGCGATGGCCGCCGCGTGCGCCAGCGGATCGAGTCCGCGGCGGCGGAGTGGGAGAGGCTCGGCAAGAGCCGCGACGCGCTCTGGGGCAACGCGCAGCTCGCCGAGGCGGCGCAGGTTTCACCGGGCGAGCTCGGCCCGCGCGAGAGGGCGTTCGTGCGCGCGTCGAAGCGGGCGCTCGCGCGGCGGGTGAACGCCCGCCGGCTGATGCTGGTCGGGGTGCCGCTGTTGCTCATCGCGATCTTCGGCGCGGCCGAGCTGCGGGCGAGGAGGGCGCTGACGGCGCGGGTGTCGATGCACGACGCGCGCGCGACGGAGCTGGTGGCCGCGCTCGACGTCGCCGAGCGGGAGGCCGAGTCGCTGCGGCAGCGGGCGTTCACCGCGTTCGACACGCAGCGGCGCGAGGAGGGCGAGCGGCTCTGGGCCGAGGCGCGCGCCCGCGCGGCGGAGGCGGACGACGAGAGCCGCGCCGCCTCCAGCGAGCTCGAGGCGGCGCTCGTCATCGAATCGGGCCGCAGCGATCTGCGCGAGCGCCTGGCCGATCTGCTCTACCGCCGCCTGCTCACGGCCGAGCGCGATCATCAGGCTGCGCTGCGCGACGAGCTGCTCCAGCGCCTGCGCGTCTACGACGTGGATGGCGAGCTTCTGCGGCGCCTCGACGAGTCGGCCATCGTCCAGATCGAGAGCGATCCGCCGGGGGCCGAGATCTCGCTCGCGCAGATCTCGCTGCCCGGGGACGGGCCCGCGCAGCAGGGCGATCCTCGCGTGGTGGGCGCGACGCCGATCCCCTCGCTCGATCTGCCGCAGGGCTCGTTCCTGATCACGCTGCGCGCGCCGGGGAGGGCCGAGGTGCGCTATCCGATCGTGCTGCAGCGGGGCCAGCGCATCGTGCTCAGGCTCCATCTCCCGCGCGCCGACGACATCCCGCCGGGGTTCGCGTACATCCCGTCCGGGCGCTTCCTCTTCGGCAGCGCGGACGAGGACGCGGTGCGCCGTTCGTTCCTGGTCGCCGTGCCGATGCACGAGGTCGCGACGGACGCGTACCTCATCGCCCGCCACGAGACGACGTTCGGCGACTGGATCGAGTACCTGAGCACGCTGCCCCCGAGCCACCCGGCCCGGAGCGCGCTGCGCACGAGCGATGGCGACATGAACGGCGGGCTCAGCCTGGTCGAGCTGCCGGAGGGCGGCTGGGAGCTGACGCTGCGGCCGACGTCGCGCGCGTTCAAGGCGCGCTCGGGCGAGAAGCTCGTCTATCCGTCGCGCACGCGGCGAAGGGAGCAGGACTGGCTGCGGATGCCGGTCTCGGGCGTGTCGCTCGCCGAGGTCTCGGGCTATCTCGGCTGGCTCGACGCCTCGGGGCGGGTGAAGGGGGCGCGGCTGTGCAATGGCTACGAGTGGGAGCGCGCCGCGCGGGGCGCCGATGGCCGGCTCTATCCGAGCGGCAACGCGCTTGGCCCGGAAGATGCCAATTACGACGAGACGTACGGCAAGGATCCGGAGAGCATGGGCCCGGACGAGGTCGGGGCGCACCCGCGCGGGGTGAGCCCGTTCGGTGTCGAGGATCTGGCGGGCAACATCTTCGAGTGGGTGGCGTCCACGCTCGATCCCGGGGAAGGGATCGTGCGTGGCGGAGCTTATTTTTACGACAAGGTGACGGCCCGGAGCACGAACCGGACGATCGTCGATCCCGAGTTTCGTGACCCGCGGCTGGGTCTGCGGGTATGTGCTTCGCT includes:
- a CDS encoding protein kinase domain-containing protein, producing MDAGRKTELEDTALDRASDPYAATVSAVVATLPDDETQAAPPQAPEPRRSIPPTLAEFRIVRKLGQGGMGEVYLGHDTLLDRPVAIKLVRDLDPDASARAQFLLEARAAARIQHPNVVTIHRVGEFAGLTFIVSEFVRGDTLADLPRPLPADRVLEIGIDLARGLGAAHRRGVLHRDLKPSNAVLTEEGIVKLLDFGLAKLFDSSLHKEQRARLSDVYPLPAERPSVTPPPPRTERASLPPEDLGASISGSDENGNGSIVGTPYYMAPETWLGQPATRRGDVYSLGVLLFELATGRTPHAHVPFARLPVTVTTKPAPPLASLAPEIDAALCAIVDRCLRLEPDDRFPSGEEVREALEQVQAARGAEVFPEGNPYRGLMSFEAEHRALFFGRSQEVGTLLDRLRSDSFVLVAGDSGSGKSSLCRAGVLPRVLDGALDPQRSFRTAACVPGRRPLLALARAVADAIGVDEDDFARLVRIAPAQLRATLLGWAGRAHGLLIFIDQLEELLTVSDPAEREIVAEALAALAERAPGVRMLFTIRSDFLGRAAALPALGDDLARGLYLLRPLSPEGIREAIVGPARKMGVAFESEELVDALVASTARAEGGLPLLQFALAELWEARGGGDRITAESLERIGGVEGALARHADHVIAALPADQKSAALRMLRGLVTEQRTRARRPERELIGGDPAARPALEALVRGRLLAAREIEGATTYELAHEALLTGWATLRRLVDEERDGRRVRQRIESAAAEWERLGKSRDALWGNAQLAEAAQVSPGELGPRERAFVRASKRALARRVNARRLMLVGVPLLLIAIFGAAELRARRALTARVSMHDARATELVAALDVAEREAESLRQRAFTAFDTQRREEGERLWAEARARAAEADDESRAASSELEAALVIESGRSDLRERLADLLYRRLLTAERDHQAALRDELLQRLRVYDVDGELLRRLDESAIVQIESDPPGAEISLAQISLPGDGPAQQGDPRVVGATPIPSLDLPQGSFLITLRAPGRAEVRYPIVLQRGQRIVLRLHLPRADDIPPGFAYIPSGRFLFGSADEDAVRRSFLVAVPMHEVATDAYLIARHETTFGDWIEYLSTLPPSHPARSALRTSDGDMNGGLSLVELPEGGWELTLRPTSRAFKARSGEKLVYPSRTRRREQDWLRMPVSGVSLAEVSGYLGWLDASGRVKGARLCNGYEWERAARGADGRLYPSGNALGPEDANYDETYGKDPESMGPDEVGAHPRGVSPFGVEDLAGNIFEWVASTLDPGEGIVRGGAYFYDKVTARSTNRTIVDPEFRDPRLGLRVCASLPAR